Within the Senegalia massiliensis genome, the region TGCCATGCATTGGGTTTGCACCTGGTGCAAATGGCTCTCCAGCTTTTCTACCATCTGGAGTACTTCCTGTTTTTTTACCATATACTACATTTGATGTAATAGTTAATATAGATAAGGTGGGGATAGAATTTCTATAAGTTTTATGCTTTCTAAGCTTATTCATAAAATCTTTTACTATAGAAGTAGCTATTTTATCTACTCTGTCATCATTATTACCAAATGCAGGATATTCACCTTCTATTTCGTAATCTATTGCAAGACCTTCACTATTTCTAATAACCTTAACTTTAGAATGTTTAATTGCAGATAATGAATCTGCTACAACTGATAATCCTGCTATACCACAAGCTGAAGTTCTTACTACATCTTTATCATGAAGTGCCATTTGTATTCTTTCATATGAATATTTATCATGCATATAATGAATTATATTTAGAGTATTTATATATAGTTGTGATAGCCAATCCATTACAAGATCAAACTTTTCTGCAACTTCTTCATAATTTAGATATTCTGAAGTAATAGGTTCAAATCTTGGGCCTATTTGAGCACCGCTTTTTTCATCTTTACCACCATTTATAGCATATAGGAGAGCTTTTGCAAGGTTTGCACGTGCTCCAAAGAATTGCATTTGTTTGCCTATTTTCATAGCTGAAACACAGCATGCTATTCCATAATCATCACCATAAGTTTCTCTCATTAAATCATCATTTTCATATTGAATCGAACTTGTATCTATAGATACTTTAGTAACAAATTTTTTAAAGTTTTCTGGTAGTCTTTCTGACCAAAGTACAGTTAAGTTTGGTTCTGGAGCAGGACCTATATTATATAATGTATGAAGAATTCTAAAGCTTGTTTTACTTACAAGAGTTCTTCCATCTATACCCATACCACCTATAACTTCTGTAACCCAAGTAGGATCTCCTGAGAATAACTCATCATAAGAAGGAGTTCTTAAAAATCTTACCATTCTTAACTTCATAACAAAATGATCCATAATTTCTTGAATTTCTTTTTCTGTTATAGTTTTATTTTTTAAATCTCTTTCAAAATATATATCAAAAAATGTAGTTACTCTACCAAGTGACATAGCAGCACCATTTTGTTCTTTTACTGCTGCAAGATAACCAAAATATGTCCATTGTACAGCTTCTATAGAATTTTTAGCAGGATTTGATATATCAAATCCATATTTAGCTGCCATTTCTTTAAGTTCCTTTAAAGCATATATTTGTTCGGAAATTTCTTCTCTAAGTCTTACAACATCTGCTGACATAAAGTCCATATCTAATTGTTTCTTTTCATTTTCTTTTTCTTGGATTAATCTATCTATACCATATAGAGCTACTCTTCTGTAGTCTCCAATTATTCTTCCTCTACCATAAGCATCTGGAAGACCTGTTATAACTCCTGAACGTCTTGCACGTCTCATTTCATGAGTATAAGCATCAAACACTCCATCGTTATGTGTTTTTCTATATCTATTATCAAATATAGCTGAAGTTTCTTTATCTAATTCATATCCATAAGCATCTAAAGATCCTTTTACAACTCTTATACCACCAAAAGGCATAATAGCTCTTTTAAGAGGTTTTTCAGTTTGAAGCCCCACAATACGCTCCAAATCCTTATCAATATATCCTGAATCATGGGAAGTTATAGTAGAAATTATTTTTGTATCTGCATCTAGTATTCCTTTTTCTCTTTCTTCTTTCATAAATTCAGATACTTTATCCCAAAGTTTTATTGTATTTTTTGTTGCCCCTTCTAAAAATGAATCATCACCTAGATAAGGGGTATAATTACTTTGTATAAAATCTCGTACATCTATTTCATCTGTCCAATTACCAGTTTTAAAATCTTGCCATTCTTTATTCAATATTAAAACCTCCAGTAAATTTATTTTTTTTGGATACTGAATATTGTATACAATAACTTTTGCTTTTATTATAGCATATGAAAATCATTTGTAAAGGTTATTTTTATTATTTTGTACTTATAATATATTTTGTGTATGTAGAAATATTTTATTCAATATGATATATGGTTTTAGATTTTATATTATCAATATATTTGGTATACTAAAGGTATAAATCAAGTAAAAAAGGTGGTAGTGTGAAATGAATATAGAAACTAACAAAGAATTCTTTATTTATAACAATGAACTGTCTAATAATAAAGAATTAAAATTAAAAGAAGGAGAAAAAGTATATGAGGTTATTAGAGTTATTAATGGAGTACCTCTTTTTCTAGAAGAACATATAGAAAGATTAAAAAAATCTATTGATTTGATAGGATATAGTTCTCAAATAAATGAAGAAACCCTAAGAGAAAATACTTATAAACTTATAAGCAAAAATGATGAATTTAATATGAATATAAAAATTATATTAAATTATTATGGTGTTAATTTTGAATCTGTATTCTTTTTTATAAAAAGTAATTATCCAGAGGAAAGAATATATGATGAAGGTGTAGTTACTATTACAATTAAGGCTATGAGAGATTTACCTAATGTTAAAAAAGTAAATAATACTTTTAAAACAAAAGTAAAAGAAAAGTTAAAAGAAAAAGATGCATATGAAGCATTACTTATAGATGAAAAAGAGTATATTACAGAGGGAAGCCGTTCAAATATGTTTTTCATAAAAGGAAATGAAGTTTATACAGCTCCAAAAGGAGAAGTACTTTTAGGAGTTACAAGGGCTAATATATTAAAAGCGTGTGAAAGTTTAGATGTAAATATAGTTGAAAAGAATTTAAAATTAGAAGAGCTTAATAATATTGATGGTATTTTTATGAGTGGCACATCTGTAGGTGTATTACCTATAAAAGTAGTTGATGATATAAAATATAATTCAGCTAAAAATACAGTAATAAAAAATATAAGGAGAGAATATAATAAAAGAGTAGATGAATATATAAAGAAAAATAAAAATTTTCTAAAAAAACAGTTGTAATAGGAAAATTTGTGTGATACAATAATAACAAATAGATTAAAGGAGGTCGTTTAGATGATGATAAGAAAAGATTTAAAAATTAAAAAAATTGAATATAAAGAACGACCTGCGATTTATAATTAAATTAGCTTTACATAAATTATATTTGTAATAAATATCGCAGGAATACTGCGATTTATTTATATACTTTTAGAATTGGATATTTAAATAGCCGCAGAACTGCGGCTATTTTTGTGCCTTTATAAAAAACCGCAGTTGATACTGTGGTTTTTTATTGTCTAATTGTAATAAATGTAACAATGTATTGTTGTTACACATATTAATAAAGAGGTGAGGTGATATTATGTTTTTAGTATTTGAAACTAGTAATATTTTAAATGTTTCAAAAGAATCAACAGAATTAGATTTATTTAACAAAATAGAATCATGTAAGTATTAGCCATTAAAGAGTATAGGTGGTGATATTATGTTTAAAGTTTATGATGGTATAGAGGAAGAACTAGGCTATAAAATTGGCTATTATGAAGAAAAGTAAAAAAATGAAGTTATATAATTAGGAGGTGAAATCATGAATAATATAATTGATAGACTAATAAACATGAGCTCTACAAAAAGAGATTCTGGATTAGATGAATATACTAAAATAGAATTTAATAAATAAATTTTAAGATAAAGGAGGTTAATGATATGATATTGATTAGTAAATATTTAATTGATACTAAAGAAAATATTGGTATGAAGGAGCAATTGATCATAGAATCTACAATTAAAACTTAGTAAAATGCGACAATTGTCGCATTTTATTTTTATATTTT harbors:
- the pflB gene encoding formate C-acetyltransferase; protein product: MNKEWQDFKTGNWTDEIDVRDFIQSNYTPYLGDDSFLEGATKNTIKLWDKVSEFMKEEREKGILDADTKIISTITSHDSGYIDKDLERIVGLQTEKPLKRAIMPFGGIRVVKGSLDAYGYELDKETSAIFDNRYRKTHNDGVFDAYTHEMRRARRSGVITGLPDAYGRGRIIGDYRRVALYGIDRLIQEKENEKKQLDMDFMSADVVRLREEISEQIYALKELKEMAAKYGFDISNPAKNSIEAVQWTYFGYLAAVKEQNGAAMSLGRVTTFFDIYFERDLKNKTITEKEIQEIMDHFVMKLRMVRFLRTPSYDELFSGDPTWVTEVIGGMGIDGRTLVSKTSFRILHTLYNIGPAPEPNLTVLWSERLPENFKKFVTKVSIDTSSIQYENDDLMRETYGDDYGIACCVSAMKIGKQMQFFGARANLAKALLYAINGGKDEKSGAQIGPRFEPITSEYLNYEEVAEKFDLVMDWLSQLYINTLNIIHYMHDKYSYERIQMALHDKDVVRTSACGIAGLSVVADSLSAIKHSKVKVIRNSEGLAIDYEIEGEYPAFGNNDDRVDKIATSIVKDFMNKLRKHKTYRNSIPTLSILTITSNVVYGKKTGSTPDGRKAGEPFAPGANPMHGRDTNGAIASMASVAKIPYEHSEDGISYTFSIVPKALGKTIDDRTNNLTGLLDGYFHDKGHHINVNVFDRETLLDAMDHPEKYPQLTIRVSGYAVNFIKLTREQQLDVINRTFHKRA
- a CDS encoding aminotransferase class IV, which encodes MNIETNKEFFIYNNELSNNKELKLKEGEKVYEVIRVINGVPLFLEEHIERLKKSIDLIGYSSQINEETLRENTYKLISKNDEFNMNIKIILNYYGVNFESVFFFIKSNYPEERIYDEGVVTITIKAMRDLPNVKKVNNTFKTKVKEKLKEKDAYEALLIDEKEYITEGSRSNMFFIKGNEVYTAPKGEVLLGVTRANILKACESLDVNIVEKNLKLEELNNIDGIFMSGTSVGVLPIKVVDDIKYNSAKNTVIKNIRREYNKRVDEYIKKNKNFLKKQL